The stretch of DNA GCCAGTATTTCAGTCGGTAGCCAAAAGGTTGATTCAGGACAAAAAGAAGTGACCGGCCTGGATGATTTACCTCCACCACCACCAGAAGTTAACGTTGTACTTTAACGGAATTAAAATTAAGGAGAAGTTATGGCTGTTAGTTTAAGCAAAGGACAAGGCGTTAGTTTAAAGAAGAATGAGTTCGATTTATCTTCAGTAACCATTGGTTTAGGCTGGGATATCAACGAAGAGAAAAAAGGCTTCTTTGGTAGTCTGATGGGTAAAAAAAGCGAAGATTACGATTTAGATGTTGCTGCCTTCTTATGTGATGAGAATGGCAAAGTCAGAGATCTGGGTAACGAAACCAATGGCCGCCCGACATTAATTAATGGCGACATTGTTTTCTTTAACAGCCAGAAACATAAATCAGGCCAAATCTGGTTAACCGGCGATAACCGTACCGGTGAAGGCGACGGTGATGATGAGCAAATCATTGCTAAATTAAATACCCTGAGCCCGGAATACGCCAAAATTGTATTTATTGTACAGATCTACAAAGGTCAGGAGTTAAAGCAAAACTTTGGCAAAGTGAAGAACGCCTATATTCGCGCAGTTGATGCCAAAAATGTCGAAATGGCGCGTTTCAACCTGTCCGGTGGTGCTGAATATGCCAACCAGTGTTCACTGCTGTTTGCTGAATTAGTCAGAGAAGACAGCGGTTGGAAGCTTAACGCTATCGGTGAACCATCACCTTCAGACAGCTTTGTATCATATCTGAAGGACTACGTTTAATGAGAAGGCTACCCGTCTATATTTTGCTGGATACATCGGGCTCAATGCGTGGGGAGCCTATTCATTCAGTCAATGTTGGCATTCAGGCCATGCTCAATGCGCTTAAGCAAGATCCTTATGCATTAGAAAGCGTGCATATTTCGATTATCACCTTTGATAACGAAGCCAGAGAGCATATCCCACTGACCGCACTGGAAAACTTCCAGTTTACTGACATTGAAGTACCCAGTGCCGGTGGAACCTTTATGGGTGCGGGTCTTGAATTACTGATTGAACTGGTAGACCGCGACGTTAAGCGTTCAACCGAAGATCAAAAAGGTGACTGGCGACCGCTGGTATTCCTGATGACCGACGGTAGTCCATCGGATGCTTATGCCTATACTCAGGCAATTGGCGAAATCAAGAAACGTCCTTTTGGTTCAATTATCGCCTGTGCCGCAGGACCTAAAGCCAAACATGAGTATCTGACCCAGCTAACCGATCAAGTGGTTTCTCTCGATACATTAGATTCCACTGCCTTTTCCAGCTTCTTCAAATGGGTATCGGCAAGCGTTTCCATTGGTAGCAGTAGTGCAGGGATTGCAGACACACAAAGTACCCTCCCTCCTCCTCCTCCGGAAATTCAACTGGTTCTGTAAAATCCGAATGGCAAAGCTCAGATATGCTTTGCCATTCTTATTTACGCTCATCTGGCTGAACCTATAACGTTTGGTACTAACGGCTATTTTTACCTAAAGGTCATTTCAATCACAGATGATGGCCTTCAAGTAAAAATAGAACTCAAATTGACATAAAGGATTTAGGTTATGAGAAGACTTCCCATTTTTTTCGTTCTCGATTGCTCCGAATCGATGATTGGAGAAAATCTGAAAAAGCTCAATGATGGTCTGCAAATGATCATTAGCGATCTAAAACGAGATCCCCACGCGCTGGAAACGGTTTATATCTCCGTTATCGCCTTTGCCGGTATAGCTAAAACCATTGCACCATTGGTTGAGGTGGTTTCATTTTATCCACCAAGATTACCTCTTGGCGGTGGAACCTCCCTTGGTGGTGCGCTTGATGAACTGGCCTATCAAATCGACCGCAATGTAATAAAAACTACCGCCGACCGCAAAGGGGACTGGAAACCTATTGTTTATTTACTGACTGATGGTCGCCCTACGGATAATTACACCGACACGGTTAAACGCTGGAAAGAACAGTACTCGAAAAAAGCCAACCTGATTGCTATTGGCCTTGGCCAGTCTGCGGACCTCAACATACTACGTCAGTTAACCGATAACGTATTGCTATTTGAAGATACCCAAGAGGGTGACTTCACTAAATTTGTAAAATGGATCACCGCCTCGGTGGTAGCCCACAGCCGTAGCGTTGGTGAAGAGCCGCCTCCACTATTGTCTAAAACCGATGAAATTGTGCGTTTAGCCAAAGATGAAGTGGCACGCGCTTATGATGATTCATGTGTAACGCTGGTGGGTCGTTGTAATAAAACAGAACGTCCATATCTGATCAAATATGAGCGTCCTAACGTTAATACCTCATCACTTAATTTTAAGCTAAATCTTAATCGCTTTAACTTAACCGGCTGCTTCCCCATTGATGAAGATTACTTCTCGTGGAGCGATAACTCAGTATCGACTCTGCAAGTTAACACCTCAGAACTGGAAGGCGTACCTGGTTGCCCACACTGTGGTAACTCAACGGCTTTTGCCGTTTGCGGTTGTGGAAAGTTAATCTGCGTTAATGGCCCGGAAGTGGTCAATTGCCCGTGGTGCAAACAGACCATTAAGTTTAACGATCACGGTAGCGACCATGATTTTGACGTAAACAGAGGGAAAGGCTAAATGACAAATAATACGCGAGCGCTGCTGACTGCTGGACTAAGCAATGTAACGCCACGTTTATCTGAACTCGAACTCAGCCATCTGGAAAAACAGGCTGAGATTCAGCACATACTCAGTCGCTTCAGTCAGGAGCTGAATGAAAAAGTTCAGCAACTTAATGCACCACCGCCCCTGTCTCCAGAGTCAATTGATCAAGCTGAACCCGTTTCGAAAACCACGTCAGTGGATGAAATAATGCCAGCGGCAACAGAGAGTGATATCACTGCAGATAATAATCCTCCTACCACATTCGCTCAAAATGACAACGAAGCGCCACTGGAAATCGCTCTGGTTGCTGAAGACATTATCATCTGCATTAATTCAGAGGCTAACACAGCAGCAGAAATGAGCGAGCCACCTCCCACCGAGGTCGCGGTACCAATTTCACCACTGAGACCGGGGCAGGTTCCCGTTCAGTCTGCTGTTCCGGCCACAGCACCTAAAGAGGCATCAATGCCAAAAGTTAATTTTGCCTTCGCCAATGCCAGAGTGGGTACTGCCTATCTCTCCAGAATTGACGCCAGCAGCCATTACGGTGAACCAGTGACTGTCCAGGAAATTAAGTTTAGCCATGATATTGGCATTAGCTTTAATCCTGAAACTCAGGAGTTATACGGTACACCAAGCATTGATGGTGATTATCAGCTGTTTATCAAATGGACTATCGATGGGAAATCATCCCACACCTCAGAAGCATTAATGATTGTTAATCCCGATCCACGCAGCCTGTGGAAAATCATCGAGCCACCGGCAGACGATAAGTATTTTAAATCCAACACTGATCATCAAATGATCGATCAGGATGGGGTTAAAATTGCCGCCGCCAGCCGTCGCGGTCGTTCTCATGAACATGTTGGTTCATTCAGAGACGATGACTTTTTTATCTCTCATGATAGCGAAACCGACTGGAGCATTATGATCGTCGCCGATGGTGCCGGTAGTGCTCAAAACTCGCGACGTGGTTCACAGCTGGCCTCACAGACGGCGGGAAGCTATCTGAGTAAGCAAATGCAGGGCGAACTGGGGCAAAAGTTGAAATCCCTGATTCAAGACTGGCAGCCTGAGTCACAAAAACAGATCGGTCCCCTGTTCTCTGACCTATACAGAAATGCAGCTAAACTGGCGGTGAATGCCATCGAAAGCGAAGCTATCGATATGGCCCAGACCACCAAGTCTTACTCCACCACGCTGCTGGCAACGGTGTCTATTCGTATCAATGATGAACTGTTTGCTGCGGCATTCTGGATGGGCGATGGCGCTATTGCTGCTTACGGCCCGGTTGGAAAAGTGCGTTTACTGGGAATGCCGGACAGCGGCGAATACGCCGGTCAGACTCGTTTTCTGGATAACGATGCAATTAATGACAGCAGCTTTAATAACCGCATTATGATTGGAAAATGGACTGAAATTACCCATCTGATACTGATGACCGATGGCGTATCTGATCCCTATTTTGAAACGGATAACGGACTGATCTCCAGCGATAAGTGGGATCTTCTGGTTAATGAAATTCTACCTTGCCTTCAATCTGACCAAGCCGCAGAGAAACTCACAGAGTGGTTAAATTTCTTCTCGCCGGGTAATCATGACGATCGCACCATAGCTGTTAGCTGGTAATGCAGAAAGGATAAGTTTACATGGCAAATATCATTACTTGTAAAACTGTAGACGGTAAAACCGTACAGTATGTCGACAACATCATTGGCTCCGGCGCCATGAAAGATGTCTATTTTTCTCCTGATAAGTCCTATGTTGTAGCTTTCTACAAAACCCAGCAAGATGCACAGGCTGTCGATCGTATTCAGATGATTACCGGCAGATTTAAACAAAGCATCTTTGAGCAAGTTGGTGGAGAGTACTGGAAAGACTTATTCTGCTGGCCAACCGATATGATTGAACATAATGGCAAGTTGGGAATTGTCGTTCCGACTTATCAAAGCCATTTCTTTTTCAAATATGGTTCAAAAAATGACGATTTTCTTGCCATTAAGGGAAGAGAGAAAGAAGGTAAATGGTTCGCCAGCGCTAACAACCAGAACAAATTCCTCGATCCCCGTGAACGAGGTAATACCCTGAATTATTTGAAGGTCTGTATTCTTCTGGCACGAGCAGTACGCCGAATGCACGCTGCCGGGCTATGCCACAGCGATCTTAGCTACAAAAATGTGCTGATTGACCCGGAACAGGGTCATGCCTGCGTCATCGATATTGATGGTCTGGTAGTTCCCGGTAAATATCCACCTGACGTGGTGGGTACACCTGACTTTATCGCACCTGAAGTGGTGAAGACCAGTCACCTGCCAAAGGAAGACAAAAACCGCTTCCTGCCGAGTATTTTGACTGACCGTCATGCCCTGTCAGTGCTGATCTATATGTATCTGTTTTATCGGCATCCGCTGCGCGGCGGCAAAATTCATGACATTGACGATGAACTGCGTGATGAATCCCTTTCCATGGGTGAAAAAGCGCTGTTCATTGAAAACCCAACTGACCGCAGCAATGCGGTAAAAATGAATCAGGTTAAGGCTTCTTCACTGCCCTGGGCTGATACCAATAAACTGCCTTACACCCTGATGGGACCTTATCTGTCAGCGCTGTTTGAGAAGGCATTTATTACCGGCCTGCATGAACCATCGAAAAGACCAACTGCAGATGAATGGGAAACCGCACTGGTTAAAACCGTTGACCTGATTCAGCCATGCCAGAACCAAGCCTGTGAGCAGAAATGGTATGTTTTCTCCGGAAAGACCCAACCCTGTTGCCCCTATTGCGGAACGCCATACAAAGGTAAGTTACCGATTTTGAATCTGTATTCATCTCGTAAAGAGGGCTCGTTCCGACCTGATGATCATCGCCTGATGGTATGGACCGGACAGTCAATTTATCAGTGGCACGTCAATCGTCTGATTGCACCGAATGAACGTACCACCGCAGAACAGAAGAAGCGGGTTGGTTACTTTCAGTTCCATAACAATCAATGGTGGCTGGTGAATGAAGGCATTAAAGAGCTATTGGTTCTGCCGGACAAACGCCAAATTGCTATTGGCGACAAGCTGGAACTCACCGATGGACTTCAGTTTGTGCTGTCAACGGAAGAAGGTGGCAGACTGGTAGTGGTTCAAATGGTAGATAATTAATCTACCTGTTCATTAAGCATGAAAAAGCCGCGAACTATTCGCGGCTTTTTTGATAACTTTTAATCAAAAAACGATTAAATGTTTACACCGTACTGGATAGCTAATGCAGCCAGACCACCGGCAAAGCCTTGTCCGATTGCCTTGAATTTCCACTCTGCACCGTGCTTATACAATTCACCAAAGATCATTGCAGTTTCCGTTGAGGCGTCTTCACTCAGGTCAAAACGTGCAATTTCCTGGCTATTGTCGTTATTCACAACGCGCATATAAGCCGAACTAACCATACCAAAGTTTTGCTTCAGTTTTTCAGCTTCGTGGATGGTTACAGAGAAAACCAGCTTCTTCACATCTTCAGGAACTTTATCCAGTGTGATCAGCACTTTCTCATCATCACCATCGCCTTCACCGGTACGGTTATCACCCTGGTGAACCACTGAACCACATGGGCTGGTTTTGTTATTAAAGAAAATGAATCCGGAATCGCTGATCACTTTACCCGCTTCGTTAACCATGAATACAGATGCATCCAGATCGAAGTCTGCACCATCAGTAACACGAGTATCCCAACCTAAGCCAATCATTGCTTTAGTCATTGTAGGTGCTTCTTTAGTTAAAGAAACATTACCGCCTTTGCTTAATGATACTGCCATAGTATTAATTCCTGTTAATTGAGTAAGATGTTACAAAGAGGACACTCAAAGAGTGCCCAATATTTTTGTTAGCCAACCTGAATACCATATTGGGTAGCCATTGCTGCCAGACCACCGGCATAACCCTGACCTACCGCTCTAAACTTAAACTCGCCGTTATGACGATACAGCTCACCGAACACCATGGCCGTTTCGGTTGAAGCATCTTCGCTCAGGTCGTAACGTGCAATTTCAATATTGGTTAGCTCATTCACAACACGAATAAATGCGTTAGCTACCTGACCAAAATTTTGGCGGCGAGATTCTGCATCATGAATGGTTACGGTAAACACTACTTTTTCCACATCAGCAGGGATACTTGCCAAATTAATTTTCAATGATTCGTCATCACCATCGCCATCACCGGTACGGTTATCGCCAGTATGTTCAACAGAACCACAGTTAGATTTCAGGTTGTTATAGAAAATAAAATCATTATCACCACGAACTTTACCGTTCGCAGACAGCAAAAACGCGGAAGCATCCAGATCAAAATCTGCGCCATCGGTAGAACGGTCATCCCATCCTAAACCAATAAGTACACGAGTCATTTGAGGATCGGCTTTGCTTAACGATACGTTTCCGCCTTTTGATAAACTAACACCCATTACTTACTCCTTTAATAATTTAGCGTTTGTAAATTAAGATACTGACTCTGAATCATTTTCTTCTTTTTCAGGCCAAATCAGACTCGCCAACACGCCAAGAGCTAACATTCCCAGCACGATAAACAGACTGGTTGTTGGATCAATGGTGTATCCGTGTCCAAATAAGTGCGCCGATGCGTTTAATGCCAGTTTTGCCGCAATGAAGAATAACAACGCAATAATTGCTTTTTCCAGGTGCACTAAATATTGCTTCATCGCTTCCAGAACGAAATACAGAGTACGCAAGCCTAAAATCGCAAACATCATAGCGCTATATACAATCAGAGGCTCCCGGCTAACGGCAATAACCGCAGGCACCGAGTCAAACGCAAACATCACATCACTTAATTCAATCACCACCACGCATAAAAATAGCGGTGTTGCATAGAACATGCCTTTGCCAATCTTACCCACTAAATCTGAGTTTTCTGGCTTGGCCAGCTCGGTATCAAGCTCTTTCTGATTAAGTAAAAAGCGATTACCGGCCAGTTTTGGATAAGAAGGAAACAGTTTCTTGGCAAAACGATAGGCGAAGTGCGATGAATAATCTTCAATCTCATCGTCATCACCACCGCTGCGTAGCATCATTACCCCGGTAAAGGCGACGATAATCGCAAACAGGATTTCGACCCAAGGGCCCAGTACCAACAGACCGGTACCAATAACCACGAAAATAGCTCTGAAGACGATCGCCCCAATAATTCCCCAATACAGCAGGCGGTGGCGATAAACATCCGGTACAGCAAACCATGAGAAGATAGCCATCATCACAAACAGGTTATCAACGGAGAGCGCCTTCTCTAACACATATCCTGTGATATAGAGGCTGGCAACGTTTTCGCCATGATGAACATATAAATAACCACCAAATACCAATGCCGTTGCAACCCAAAAGAGCGACCATAGTACCGCGCTTTTCAGGCTGATTACGGTATCTTTGCGGTGTGCATATAAATCAATAATGATTGCGGCCAGAGCAATACCAATAAAGACCAGAACTGTCTCAATAGGGAACCCTAATGAAGTTGTTTCCATTCTAATTACTTACCTTCCAATTTAAGGGTTACAGACCAAAATCTTGCGGATCAAGGTTCAGTTCTTTTGCCATTTGTCGAACCACTTTCTGTTCAGATTCGTCGAAATTACCATCACTGGCACCAACAGCAATACAAACTCGAATCATTAAACGAGCCGCATCAACGTTAGTACGCAGTTTGCCTACTGTTTTTAATGCTTCAGCTTCACCAATCGCGTGGTCAAACTCAAAGCTGGAAACTGTTTTATTGAAAAAGGCAATAACATCAGCCATATCAAAAACTTTTAACTCATCCGAGTTTTTGATAAAGGTTGCCATTTTCTGTTTTTCTTCACTGCTTACCGTACCATCCGCAGCAGCAACTAAAGCACAACCTGCTACGGTTGCTTCCATAAAAGCACGGTTTTTAAATTTACCGATCTCTTTAGTCAGCGTCTCTTTACCAGACTGAATCACTGCCTTTAATTTGTCTAACATGTTTTTATCTCCATCATTTTGAACCAGCAGCCCAGCGAAAGCCCCAACGGAAGGCATTATCCATATCCTTATGTCCGCTGAAATATTGGTTAATACGTTCAATGTTGATAGACCCGTTATGGTTAACCAAGCGAGCTATCGCACACATACCATTTCTGTTCTGGCCTTCCGTTAAACGCGTTTCGATTGGTCCCTGACCCGGCATATGTATGGTAACCACACCATCCGTTTGAGCCCAGTTAGGTACCCCTTTATAAATAAAGGCAAACACCAGAACTTCATCTATATTCTTCCATTGTGAACCGTTGATATGTAGCCATTCACCATCGGTGACAGCCCCGGTTCGATCGTCCCCTTGTAGTTCAACATAAGGGTCCGAATCAAAATAACCAAAGGAATTCCCTAATGCCTGTATTACCCACTTATCATCATCTTTCAGACGAACAAAAGCACCTAAATCTAAATCAATAGCCTTATTGGCACCCAGCAGGTTATTCAAAAAGCCTTTACTTTCCGTTTTCTGATTCCAGTTTAAATTAACCCGAATCAGTCCAAAATCATCTTTCTTACTGAGACTAACCCGAGGGCTTTCTTTGGTTAATGAGATTTTACTTAAGTTTACACTCGACTGCCCCGTGGATGCGGCAGGAGAAGGCGCAGGAGCAGGAGCAGGTGGTGGCGATGGCGGAGCGACAGGTGCTTCATCAGCATTGACTTCAACACCAAAGTGCTCTGCCAGCGGCTTTAAGCCACCGTTGAATCCCTGATCGATAAAGCGGAACTTCCATTCATCATTACGGCGATATAACTCACCCAGAATTAACGCAGCTTCCGCACGACCGGACATTCCCACGTTAGCAACAATCATCACTTCATTATTGCATTCAACCTGAATCGCCAGCTTACTCAGTGCCTGGATAGTGTCGTTATTATCGCAGGTAAGAGCAAAGGTAATTTTCTTAACCGACGCTTTAACCTTAGGTAAATTCACTTCAAAAATGGAGGTTTGTCCTTCCTCTAACAAACTCACGCTGCCATCATCATTGGTTTTCTGACCGTAGAACACCATATCAGTATCGCCAGATACTTTATCGTTGTCATACAACCGATAAGCAGAAACATCCGCTGCTTTACCAGAGATGATTTTGACTTTTAAAATCGATGATGGGACGGAGGTATTGCCTCCTGCAACTAATTCTTTCACTGAGAAAGCTCCCGTTTAATTTGTGGAATCATATCCTTGACTGTCCGGCCGTTAATCGCAATACCGTGCGCTTTAAACGTCCAGTCACCATGGTTACGGCTAAGCGAGGCAATAAATACCCCAGTATGACCACCCTGCTCCGTCAGGTTATAACGAACTAACTCTTTCTTGTTGGAATCCACCACCCGGCAGAAAGCATTGGCGACCTGGTTAAAAGTCTGACCTCTGAAACTGTTTACGGTAAAAGCCAAAGTACTCACGTTAGCCGGAAGCTGTTTCAGATCAACGGTGATGACTTCATCGTCGCCATCCCCTTCACCGGTCAGGTTATCACCGTGATGAATCACCGAGCGACATTTCGACTTAAGGCGCATAAACCAGACATTCTCAATTAACTGGTTATTAGCATCAAGCAAAATGCAGGACGCATCTAAATCAATACTGCCACCACCGCCCAGTAGCTTACCAAAGAAGCCTCCACCGGAGCCTGATGATACAGGATCCCAACCTAGTCCGATGTCGACTTTAGATAATGCAGAGGACATTTTAGTTAGCGACACTGACTGGTGTTTAGTTAAAGAAACTTTACCCGACGGCCCGGCAACCGGTGCAGAGGCTGGAGCTGGAGTTGATACTGGCGCTGGGGCTGCTGGAGCAGGAGTAGAAACGGCTGGCTCATCATCTGCCACTTCAATACCAAAATGTTCAGCCAATGGCTTCAAACCACCATTAAAACCTTGGGAGATAAACCGGAATTTCCATTCATCATTACGGCGGTACAGCTCACCTAAAATAAGTGCGGCTTCACTACGCCCGGCCAGTTCTGAGTTAGCGGCAATCAAACACTCACCGGCAGATTCAACCTGAATAGCCAGTTTTCCCAGCGATTGAATCGTCTCGTTTTTATCACAGGTCAGAGCAAAAGCGACTTTTTTAACCGCCGCTCGCATTTTGGACAGATTAACTTCAAAAACGGAGGTCAGGCCTTCTTCTATCAAGTTGATGCTAAGGTCATCATTAGTTTTTTGCCCGTAAAACACCATATCTGAATCACCAGATACTTTATCGTTATCATACAAACTATAGGCTGAAATATCGGCAGCTTTACCAGAGATTATCTTGATTCTTAAAGTGGAGGATGGAACCGAGGCGTTGCCTCCTGCAATGAGTTCTTTCACTAAATAACACTCCAATGTCATTGAACCAGCGATAACCAGCTGATTATCACTATATTGAATACTATAACTTACTGTTTGGTATTAATTAAAATACATATCGTTAAATGCGTACTGTTTCTGATACTGCAACGCTTAACCTGATGCTTTCAAATTTGTCGATAATAATAAAATTCTAACCATTGAGAAGAAAATCGACACTAAACCATCATAATGTTGCATTATCTTATTAGTATCTGCCGAAAAAATGTCAACTTTAATTCCACCCACTCATCATTTTACTAGCCTAATATATCTTTTTTATGAAAGCGAGTAGGTTTTTATCGGACTTTTAACCAGAAAATAACTTACTTGTAGAATAATTTCACAACAAACTAATTAACAGATTAAACAATTGCCTTTGAAAAACCATAACTTAATAAATTAAAAAGAGATTTTAATAAAATAATTTCGACATCTTTCCAAAAAAACAAAATTTTATCTATCAAAATGACGCTTTAATTAAGATATAATTTTACTTATTGAGGCTAATACTCTTCGACTGATAAAATGTTGATAAATTCACTCCAATGTACAAAAATACTCTTTTCAATTAAAAGCGCCTGTGTAGTAAAAGTTTTATCTATCGATATCACAACATAATGTAAGATAACCACTGTTTTATCTACAAACGCAATCATATAAATTCAGGCTGGTGCGATTAAGGAAGCGTTTCATGCTGCTATTTACCGAAGGATTATCGTCACAAAGAGAAATCATTGCTGAGATAAAAACCCTTTTTCCGTCTCTGTTTGTTGTGTCCACACACTCTCAAGAGCGTCCCGAAATTCATGAGTTCTCTGATAGCACTGAAGCTGAACCTAAAAATGCCGATCTCCGCCTGGCATTTTTACGCGATATCATTAGCAAATATGGCATAAAGCTGATTCATGCAGGCAAGCATACATTATGGTATGAAGCACATCGTAATAGCATTGAATCGTTAGGTGTTACGCTGGTAACCGGCGTTTCTGATGTTGAGATGTTTGAAATTGCTGACAGCAAAATTCGTTTTGCTCAGTTGATGAAGCAGCACCGGCTTCCGGTTGTGCCTTCAATAGAAATTACCGATGCGGATCAGTTAGAAGCTGAACTCAAATCTCGTCCTTTTGGTAACGATGCCCTGTATTGCGTTAAGCCGGTAAAAGGCATTTACGGTATGGGCTTCTGGAAGCTTGCTGATGATATTCCTGCCGCCAGATGCTTTTACGACACTGATTCGCGCATGGTAAACACCAAGGTATTTTTGCATGCGATGAAACAATCCAATGACTTTAAACCATTAGTATTAATGCCTTATTTAGATGGTCCTGAACGCTCGGTTGATATGGTTGTCAAACAGGGAGTGGTTATTAAGGCTGTGGCCAGAGTTAAAAATGGCTCTTACCAAACCTTTGAAGAATCAGGACCGGCTATCGATCTGGC from Limnobaculum xujianqingii encodes:
- a CDS encoding TerD family protein, which produces MKELVAGGNTSVPSSILKVKIISGKAADVSAYRLYDNDKVSGDTDMVFYGQKTNDDGSVSLLEEGQTSIFEVNLPKVKASVKKITFALTCDNNDTIQALSKLAIQVECNNEVMIVANVGMSGRAEAALILGELYRRNDEWKFRFIDQGFNGGLKPLAEHFGVEVNADEAPVAPPSPPPAPAPAPSPAASTGQSSVNLSKISLTKESPRVSLSKKDDFGLIRVNLNWNQKTESKGFLNNLLGANKAIDLDLGAFVRLKDDDKWVIQALGNSFGYFDSDPYVELQGDDRTGAVTDGEWLHINGSQWKNIDEVLVFAFIYKGVPNWAQTDGVVTIHMPGQGPIETRLTEGQNRNGMCAIARLVNHNGSINIERINQYFSGHKDMDNAFRWGFRWAAGSK
- a CDS encoding ATP-grasp domain-containing protein encodes the protein MLLFTEGLSSQREIIAEIKTLFPSLFVVSTHSQERPEIHEFSDSTEAEPKNADLRLAFLRDIISKYGIKLIHAGKHTLWYEAHRNSIESLGVTLVTGVSDVEMFEIADSKIRFAQLMKQHRLPVVPSIEITDADQLEAELKSRPFGNDALYCVKPVKGIYGMGFWKLADDIPAARCFYDTDSRMVNTKVFLHAMKQSNDFKPLVLMPYLDGPERSVDMVVKQGVVIKAVARVKNGSYQTFEESGPAIDLAIACASILKADGIVNVQTRNAPDGSPVLLEINPRPSGGIGYLGHSGISLPALFVQTYLDIRPAVSATDHLLPNIKVRPLTQAIIV